Proteins found in one Triticum urartu cultivar G1812 chromosome 4, Tu2.1, whole genome shotgun sequence genomic segment:
- the LOC125551775 gene encoding putative disease resistance protein RGA4 isoform X1, which translates to MDPLSIAAIGWGLTATGWFVSPYITKLLDKAYAHIKPGKAKKKIRHLVNHTVPRLKLILEAAEGSEHKELFEELLADLRSAFYATEDILDEVEYCVRQHQSGRKRKLDSSAEDGPSSKVPFLATFYKGTSISSCLTIPGPLTRLLKENVARIEEIIEEAHKTIVSLNLQSNSGRDKYIPNAAAKSLQGSTLSVPTGKVTGRDEALKVITDMLHWTEDNTCLSVIGIIGIPGSGKTTLAQYVCKSETNGSHFDLVMWIHVSEYFTVQTLYREMFEQAWEKFGEKDKKCPQYDGHDMLRAELEKLLERKRFFLVLDDIWFNKELAIEDKLEQLLIPLKAGSEGSKILMTSRQDSLSRLGPSIKSTKYQIPDLDDDVFLKLFMHYALGNKVVHKAYQGKLQNIGAQIAEKLKKSPLLARVVGGTLFQKPTVEVRDWISVRDQNLLDKHMGALWWSYKHLAEQVRRCFAYCSIFPRRHPLRRDELINLWVAEGFINTTDGGQDAEDVGRGYFDELVSTSFLLPGGENYFGEYFVIHDLLHDLAVKVAGSDYLKIENEWTGNISPDVRHLYIQRCNASMITGHIIKLEKLRSLIVYEIDYDISKQVLGEMFSKLSKLRVLIFTARSSHQSQLIFPESIGSLKHLRYLGIRRFANNVTMPSTFSKLYLMQVLDLGNAWKVDASFGENIIKLPDLRHVISSYVCFPNIGRLTSLRTIPTFDVEFGIGYELHQLKHLNKLQGKLIITGLQCIQRKQEAIEAKLADKEQLTELELRWYEKDIYIEEVRQEVATDVFESLCPPENIIRLRVHGYTSPRYPNWMMGTQKSTMHLHKLELDSCIQPVCGPGLFFIPVSSLVMMSCYWDNLPHNMDGVESLQIMNSPISSNMQHLTSLKGLILRYENDPYYVTLPTLPNSLEYIEIIGWNWIASNKIWEKIKDVPNKVIDGLTVDDVEDFPWTDDSSDEGSEATGSYERAGGSSLPEGSSGGSSAEEDSGATDMV; encoded by the exons ATGGATCCTCTTTCAATAGCAGCAATCGGATGGGGCCTAACCGCCACAGGGTGGTTCGTCTCCCCATACATCACCAAGCTTCTGGACAAAGCCTACGCCCACATCAAACCAGGCAAAGCAAAGAAGAAGATTCGGCACCTGGTGAATCACACTGTCCCCCGGCTGAAGCTTATTCTAGAAGCTGCAGAGGGCAGTGAACATAAGGAACTCTTTGAAGAGTTGCTTGCGGATCTCAGATCTGCTTTTTACGCAACTGAAGACATCCTGGACGAAGTTGAGTACTGTGTTCGTCAACACCAGAGTGGAAGAAAGCGTAAACTGGATTCATCTGCTGAAGATGGTCCTTCAAGCAAGGTTCCATTTCTTGCCACATTTTACAAG GGCACAAGTATTTCATCATGTTTGACTATCCCGGGACCTTTAACTAGACTTCTGAAGGAAAATGTGGCCAGGATTGAAGAAATCATTGAGGAAGCACATAAAACTATCGTGTCATTGAACCTGCAAAGCAACAGTGGAAGAGACAAATATATACCAAATGCTGCTGCAAAAAGTTTACAAGGATCCACTCTTTCAGTTCCAACAGGAAAGGTAACCGGCAGAGATGAGGCTCTTAAGGTGATAACAGATATGCTTCATTGGACAGAAGATAATACTTGTTTATCTGTAATTGGTATTATTGGCATTCCAGGATCTGGGAAGACCACGCTAGCACAGTATGTGTGCAAGTCTGAGACAAATGGTAGCCATTTTGACCTTGTTATGTGGATTCATGTTTCTGAGTATTTTACCGTGCAGACCCTTTATCGTGAGATGTTTGAGCAAGCTTGGGAGAAGTTTGGGGAGAAGGATAAGAAATGCCCTCAATATGATGGCCATGATATGTTGAGGGCAGAACTGGAGAAGCTACTAGAGCGCAAAAGATTCTTCTTGGTACTGGATGATATCTGGTTCAACAAGGAACTAGCTATTGAGGACAAGCTAGAACAATTACTTATTCCTTTAAAGGCTGGAAGTGAAGGAAGCAAGATCCTCATGACAAGTCGCCAAGATTCGCTATCACGCCTAGGTCCTAGTATAAAAAGTACTAAGTATCAAATACCTGATTTGGATGATGATGTCTTCTTGAAACTATTCATGCATTATGCACTTGGTAATAAGGTTGTACATAAGGCATATCAAGGAAAGCTCCAAAATATTGGTGCTCAGATTGCAGAAAAGCTGAAGAAATCACCGCTACTAGCCAGAGTAGTGGGAGGAACTTTATTTCAAAAACCAACAGTTGAGGTGAGAGATTGGATAAGTGTTCGTGATCAGAATCTCTTGGATAAGCACAtgggagctctatggtggagCTACAAGCATCTTGCTGAGCAGGTCAGACGATGTTTTGCTTATTGCAGTATATTCCCTAGAAGACATCCCTTGCGCCGTGACGAGTTAATTAACTTGTGGGTGGCAGAAGGGTTCATTAATACCACCGACGGAGGGCAGGACGCTGAGGATGTCGGTCGGGGTTATTTTGATGAATTGGTATCGACTTCATTTCTGCTTCCAGGAGGAGAGAACTATTTTGGGGAATACTTTGTAATTCATGACCTGCTGCATGATTTAGCAGTGAAGGTCGCTGGAAGTGATTACTTGAAAATTGAGAATGAATGGACAGGAAATATTTCTCCAGATGTTCGCCACCTTTATATCCAGAGGTGCAATGCATCCATGATTACTGGGCATATCATCAAACTGGAAAAGCTTCGCAGTCTTATTGTTTATGAGATTGACTATGACATAAGCAAACAAGTCCTTGGGGAGATGTTTAGCAAGTTGAGTAAGCTGCGGGTACTGATCTTCACAGCAAGAAGTAGTCATCAGTCTCAGTTAATTTTCCCAGAATCTATTGGTTCTTTAAAGCATCTGCGCTACCTTGGTATTCGGAGGTTCGCTAACAACGTAACAATGCCAAGCACATTTTCCAAGCTTTACCTTATGCAAGTGCTTGATTTGGGTAATGCGTGGAAAGTTGATGCCTCCTTTGGTGAAAATATCATTAAACTCCCTGACTTGCGGCATGTAATCAGTAGTTACGTTTGTTTTCCAAACATTGGCAGACTGACATCACTTCGCACAATCCCAACCTTTGATGTTGAATTCGGTATAGGGTATGAGTTACACCAGCTCAAGCACCTCAACAAGCTTCAAGGCAAGCTGATTATTACCGGTCTTCAATGTATTCAAAGGAAGCAGGAAGCTATTGAAGCCAAGCTAGCTGATAAAGAACAACTCACAGAACTTGAACTGAGATGGTATGAGAAAGATATTTACATAGAAGAAGTGCGACAAGAAGTAGCAACAGATGTGTTTGAGAGTCTTTGCCCACCCGAGAATATTATCAGGTTGCGGGTCCATGGATACACCAGTCCAAGGTATCCGAATTGGATGATGGGTACGCAGAAGAGCACAATGCACCTGCACAAACTGGAGCTCGATTCATGCATCCAACCTGTTTGTGGCCCTGGACTTTTTTTCATTCCTGTTAGTTCTCTTGTGATGATGTCCTGCTACTGGGACAACTTACCCCACAACATGGATGGCGTCGAGTCGCTTCAGATTATGAACAGTCCGATTTCATCTAATATGCAGCACCTCACGTCCCTCAAGGGACTGATCCTCCGATATGAAAATGATCCTTACTATGTTACTCTTCCAACACTGCCCAATTCTCTTGAGTACATTGAAATTATTGGCTGGAACTGGATAGCAAGTAACAAAATTTGGGAGAAGATTAAGGACGTTCCCAACAAGGTTATTGATGGTTTGACAGTTGATGACGTTGAAGATTTTCCGTGGACTGACG ATTCGTCGGACGAGGGCTCTGAGGCGACGGGATCATACGAAAGAGCTGGTGGCAGCAGTCTTCCGGAGGGTAGCAGTGGCGGTTCCTCAGCAGAGGAGGACAGCGGAGCGACGGACATGGTCTGA
- the LOC125551775 gene encoding putative disease resistance protein RGA4 isoform X2, producing MDPLSIAAIGWGLTATGWFVSPYITKLLDKAYAHIKPGKAKKKIRHLVNHTVPRLKLILEAAEGSEHKELFEELLADLRSAFYATEDILDEVEYCVRQHQSGRKRKLDSSAEDGPSSKGTSISSCLTIPGPLTRLLKENVARIEEIIEEAHKTIVSLNLQSNSGRDKYIPNAAAKSLQGSTLSVPTGKVTGRDEALKVITDMLHWTEDNTCLSVIGIIGIPGSGKTTLAQYVCKSETNGSHFDLVMWIHVSEYFTVQTLYREMFEQAWEKFGEKDKKCPQYDGHDMLRAELEKLLERKRFFLVLDDIWFNKELAIEDKLEQLLIPLKAGSEGSKILMTSRQDSLSRLGPSIKSTKYQIPDLDDDVFLKLFMHYALGNKVVHKAYQGKLQNIGAQIAEKLKKSPLLARVVGGTLFQKPTVEVRDWISVRDQNLLDKHMGALWWSYKHLAEQVRRCFAYCSIFPRRHPLRRDELINLWVAEGFINTTDGGQDAEDVGRGYFDELVSTSFLLPGGENYFGEYFVIHDLLHDLAVKVAGSDYLKIENEWTGNISPDVRHLYIQRCNASMITGHIIKLEKLRSLIVYEIDYDISKQVLGEMFSKLSKLRVLIFTARSSHQSQLIFPESIGSLKHLRYLGIRRFANNVTMPSTFSKLYLMQVLDLGNAWKVDASFGENIIKLPDLRHVISSYVCFPNIGRLTSLRTIPTFDVEFGIGYELHQLKHLNKLQGKLIITGLQCIQRKQEAIEAKLADKEQLTELELRWYEKDIYIEEVRQEVATDVFESLCPPENIIRLRVHGYTSPRYPNWMMGTQKSTMHLHKLELDSCIQPVCGPGLFFIPVSSLVMMSCYWDNLPHNMDGVESLQIMNSPISSNMQHLTSLKGLILRYENDPYYVTLPTLPNSLEYIEIIGWNWIASNKIWEKIKDVPNKVIDGLTVDDVEDFPWTDDSSDEGSEATGSYERAGGSSLPEGSSGGSSAEEDSGATDMV from the exons ATGGATCCTCTTTCAATAGCAGCAATCGGATGGGGCCTAACCGCCACAGGGTGGTTCGTCTCCCCATACATCACCAAGCTTCTGGACAAAGCCTACGCCCACATCAAACCAGGCAAAGCAAAGAAGAAGATTCGGCACCTGGTGAATCACACTGTCCCCCGGCTGAAGCTTATTCTAGAAGCTGCAGAGGGCAGTGAACATAAGGAACTCTTTGAAGAGTTGCTTGCGGATCTCAGATCTGCTTTTTACGCAACTGAAGACATCCTGGACGAAGTTGAGTACTGTGTTCGTCAACACCAGAGTGGAAGAAAGCGTAAACTGGATTCATCTGCTGAAGATGGTCCTTCAAGCAAG GGCACAAGTATTTCATCATGTTTGACTATCCCGGGACCTTTAACTAGACTTCTGAAGGAAAATGTGGCCAGGATTGAAGAAATCATTGAGGAAGCACATAAAACTATCGTGTCATTGAACCTGCAAAGCAACAGTGGAAGAGACAAATATATACCAAATGCTGCTGCAAAAAGTTTACAAGGATCCACTCTTTCAGTTCCAACAGGAAAGGTAACCGGCAGAGATGAGGCTCTTAAGGTGATAACAGATATGCTTCATTGGACAGAAGATAATACTTGTTTATCTGTAATTGGTATTATTGGCATTCCAGGATCTGGGAAGACCACGCTAGCACAGTATGTGTGCAAGTCTGAGACAAATGGTAGCCATTTTGACCTTGTTATGTGGATTCATGTTTCTGAGTATTTTACCGTGCAGACCCTTTATCGTGAGATGTTTGAGCAAGCTTGGGAGAAGTTTGGGGAGAAGGATAAGAAATGCCCTCAATATGATGGCCATGATATGTTGAGGGCAGAACTGGAGAAGCTACTAGAGCGCAAAAGATTCTTCTTGGTACTGGATGATATCTGGTTCAACAAGGAACTAGCTATTGAGGACAAGCTAGAACAATTACTTATTCCTTTAAAGGCTGGAAGTGAAGGAAGCAAGATCCTCATGACAAGTCGCCAAGATTCGCTATCACGCCTAGGTCCTAGTATAAAAAGTACTAAGTATCAAATACCTGATTTGGATGATGATGTCTTCTTGAAACTATTCATGCATTATGCACTTGGTAATAAGGTTGTACATAAGGCATATCAAGGAAAGCTCCAAAATATTGGTGCTCAGATTGCAGAAAAGCTGAAGAAATCACCGCTACTAGCCAGAGTAGTGGGAGGAACTTTATTTCAAAAACCAACAGTTGAGGTGAGAGATTGGATAAGTGTTCGTGATCAGAATCTCTTGGATAAGCACAtgggagctctatggtggagCTACAAGCATCTTGCTGAGCAGGTCAGACGATGTTTTGCTTATTGCAGTATATTCCCTAGAAGACATCCCTTGCGCCGTGACGAGTTAATTAACTTGTGGGTGGCAGAAGGGTTCATTAATACCACCGACGGAGGGCAGGACGCTGAGGATGTCGGTCGGGGTTATTTTGATGAATTGGTATCGACTTCATTTCTGCTTCCAGGAGGAGAGAACTATTTTGGGGAATACTTTGTAATTCATGACCTGCTGCATGATTTAGCAGTGAAGGTCGCTGGAAGTGATTACTTGAAAATTGAGAATGAATGGACAGGAAATATTTCTCCAGATGTTCGCCACCTTTATATCCAGAGGTGCAATGCATCCATGATTACTGGGCATATCATCAAACTGGAAAAGCTTCGCAGTCTTATTGTTTATGAGATTGACTATGACATAAGCAAACAAGTCCTTGGGGAGATGTTTAGCAAGTTGAGTAAGCTGCGGGTACTGATCTTCACAGCAAGAAGTAGTCATCAGTCTCAGTTAATTTTCCCAGAATCTATTGGTTCTTTAAAGCATCTGCGCTACCTTGGTATTCGGAGGTTCGCTAACAACGTAACAATGCCAAGCACATTTTCCAAGCTTTACCTTATGCAAGTGCTTGATTTGGGTAATGCGTGGAAAGTTGATGCCTCCTTTGGTGAAAATATCATTAAACTCCCTGACTTGCGGCATGTAATCAGTAGTTACGTTTGTTTTCCAAACATTGGCAGACTGACATCACTTCGCACAATCCCAACCTTTGATGTTGAATTCGGTATAGGGTATGAGTTACACCAGCTCAAGCACCTCAACAAGCTTCAAGGCAAGCTGATTATTACCGGTCTTCAATGTATTCAAAGGAAGCAGGAAGCTATTGAAGCCAAGCTAGCTGATAAAGAACAACTCACAGAACTTGAACTGAGATGGTATGAGAAAGATATTTACATAGAAGAAGTGCGACAAGAAGTAGCAACAGATGTGTTTGAGAGTCTTTGCCCACCCGAGAATATTATCAGGTTGCGGGTCCATGGATACACCAGTCCAAGGTATCCGAATTGGATGATGGGTACGCAGAAGAGCACAATGCACCTGCACAAACTGGAGCTCGATTCATGCATCCAACCTGTTTGTGGCCCTGGACTTTTTTTCATTCCTGTTAGTTCTCTTGTGATGATGTCCTGCTACTGGGACAACTTACCCCACAACATGGATGGCGTCGAGTCGCTTCAGATTATGAACAGTCCGATTTCATCTAATATGCAGCACCTCACGTCCCTCAAGGGACTGATCCTCCGATATGAAAATGATCCTTACTATGTTACTCTTCCAACACTGCCCAATTCTCTTGAGTACATTGAAATTATTGGCTGGAACTGGATAGCAAGTAACAAAATTTGGGAGAAGATTAAGGACGTTCCCAACAAGGTTATTGATGGTTTGACAGTTGATGACGTTGAAGATTTTCCGTGGACTGACG ATTCGTCGGACGAGGGCTCTGAGGCGACGGGATCATACGAAAGAGCTGGTGGCAGCAGTCTTCCGGAGGGTAGCAGTGGCGGTTCCTCAGCAGAGGAGGACAGCGGAGCGACGGACATGGTCTGA